From a region of the Candida albicans SC5314 chromosome 1, complete sequence genome:
- a CDS encoding uncharacterized protein (Ortholog of Candida albicans WO-1 : CAWG_00007), whose product MKKYDGETKTQGENDVKTYKVVVPPKYLVVVLEGVGVVKLPSVLDVSGTKYEMVSAIKKSSGWAVSLRSESGWVSIEDLQVKSQSSELLFLDKNYIVVWRLSRE is encoded by the coding sequence atgaaaaagtATGATGGGGAGACCAAGACGCAGGGGGAGAACGATGTCAAGACATATAAGGTGGTTGTGCCACCGAAGtatttggtggtggtgttggaGGGTGTGGGGGTGGTAAAGTTGCCCAGCGTGTTGGATGTGAGTGGGACAAAGTACGAGATGGTTTCGGCGATCAAGAAGAGTAGCGGGTGGGCAGTTTCGTTGAGAAGTGAAAGTGGCTGGGTGCTGATTGAGGATCTACAGGTAAAGTCGCAAAGTTCTGAGTTGTTATTTCTAGACAAGAACTATATAGTTGTGTGGAGGTTAAGTAGGGAGTAG